A single Epinephelus fuscoguttatus linkage group LG13, E.fuscoguttatus.final_Chr_v1 DNA region contains:
- the adat3 gene encoding probable inactive tRNA-specific adenosine deaminase-like protein 3 gives MEPQTKRRKGSVCDTDSWVAYPVLSDEQSQDVKLIEAFAAPIVNKKETSRLIRELSSLYPLNGLQHIKRVRAVKEKGSPHPLEVLVCLVSEAPDVKVVSIDSLLPSGGVRCDGLGEPFVVKVPARPPLTRPQFELASKHWPTSFHEDKQVTVALRGELFSRPQKASMQMYMMSALTAATAGNELGMEAVGAVVVDPATEKIIAVGHDCRGDHPLHHAVMVCIDLVARSQGGGCYSFDRYSACRFTSPNSDTLQSIPDAEVGSQPYICTGYDLYVTREPCVMCAMALVHSRIGRVFYGTASADGALGTKYKIHSQKDLNHHFEVYKGVLDKQCYDLNGLESHIKRESLPKK, from the coding sequence ATGGAACCACAGACGAAACGCCGGAAAGGCTCTGTATGTGACACTGACTCCTGGGTTGCTTATCCTGTACTGTCAGATGAGCAGTCACAAGACGTCAAGCTGATAGAGGCATTCGCTGCACCCATTGTCAACAAGAAAGAGACATCTCGACTTATCCGGGAGCTGAGCAGCCTCTACCCACTGAATGGCCTCCAGCACATCAAGAGGGTGCGGGCAGTGAAGGAGAAAGGCAGCCCTCATCCTCTGGAAGTCCTCGTGTGCCTCGTCAGTGAGGCACCAGATGTGAAGGTGGTCAGCATTGACTCTCTGCTCCCCTCAGGTGGAGTCAGATGTGACGGATTAGGTGAGCCTTTTGTAGTAAAGGTCCCTGCACGTCCCCCCTTGACTCGACCTCAGTTTGAGCTTGCGAGCAAACACTGGCCCACCTCCTTTCATGAGGACAAACAGGTGACTGTCGCCCTGCGAGGAGAGCTATTCAGTCGGCCTCAGAAAGCCAGTATGCAAATGTACATGATGTCTGCTTTGACTGCTGCTACTGCAGGGAATGAGTTAGGAATGGAGGCAGTGGGGGCTGTGGTGGTCGACCCAGCAACGGAAAAAATCATTGCAGTAGGCCATGACTGCAGAGGTGACCATCCTCTTCATCACGCAGTCATGGTCTGCATTGACCTCGTGGCTCGGAGCCAAGGGGGAGGATGTTATTCTTTTGACAGATACTCTGCATGCCGATTTACTTCACCAAACTCAGACACTCTTCAAAGCATTCCTGATGCAGAGGTGGGCTCTCAACCATACATATGCACTGGGTATGACCTTTACGTGACCCGAGAACCTTGTGTTATGTGTGCCATGGCACTTGTACACTCCCGGATAGGTCGTGTCTTCTATGGGACTGCCTCTGCAGACGGGGCCTTAGGGACCAAATATAAAATCCACTCACAGAAAGATTTGAACCATCACTTTGAGGTTTATAAAGGAGTGTTGGATAAGCAGTGTTACGATCTCAACGGTCTGGAAAGCCACATCAAAAGAGAGAGTTTACCGaaaaaatag